One Solanum pennellii chromosome 9, SPENNV200 DNA segment encodes these proteins:
- the LOC107031472 gene encoding transcription factor AS1 has translation MRERQRWRAEEDALLRAYVRQYGPKEWHLVSQRMNTPLNRDAKSCLERWKNYLKPGIKKGSLTEDEQRLVIQLQAKHGNKWKKIAAEVPGRTAKRLGKWWEVFKEKQQREQKENNKVVDPVDEGKYDHILETFAEKIVKERSVPGLLMATSNGGFLHADASTPTPQTLLPPWLSNSSAPSTVRSSSPSVTLSLSPSTVPPTPTPGIPWLQTDRGPDNAPLILSSFPHHSVAPPCGENPFITELAECCKDLDEGHRTWTAHKKEAAWRLRRVELQLESEKASKVREKMEEIEAKMKALREEQKATLDRIEAEYKEQLAGLRRDAEAKEQKLAEQWTSKHMRLAKFLEQMGCQSRLAEPNGGR, from the coding sequence ATGAGGGAGAGGCAACGGTGGCGAGCTGAAGAGGATGCTTTGTTGCGAGCATACGTGAGACAGTATGGACCCAAAGAATGGCACCTTGTATCACAGCGTATGAACACACCCCTTAACAGGGACGCGAAGTCTTGTTTAGAAAGGTGGAAAAACTACCTCAAACCAGGGATTAAAAAAGGATCACTCACTGAAGACGAGCAGCGTCTTGTTATACAACTACAAGCCAAACACGGTAACAAATGGAAGAAAATAGCAGCTGAAGTACCTGGTCGAACTGCTAAAAGATTAGGAAAGTGGTGggaagttttcaaagagaagcAACAGAGAGAGCAGAAAGAAAACAACAAGGTTGTTGATCCAGTAGACGAGGGAAAATACGATCACATTCTCGAAACCTTTGCAGAAAAGATTGTGAAAGAAAGGAGTGTCCCAGGTTTACTTATGGCTACTTCTAATGGAGGTTTCCTCCACGCCGATGCCTCAACTCCTACGCCACAAACTCTTCTTCCTCCCTGGCTTTCTAATTCTTCTGCTCCTTCAACTGTCAGATCATCATCACCATCTGTGACTTTAAGTCTCTCCCCCTCTACAGTGCCGCCTACACCTACACCTGGCATTCCGTGGCTACAGACAGATAGAGGACCTGATAATGCGCCTCTCATCTTGAGCAGTTTTCCACATCATAGTGTTGCTCCTCCTTGTGGAGAAAATCCTTTTATTACTGAACTTGCGGAATGCTGCAAGGATCTAGACGAAGGGCATCGTACTTGGACTGCACATAAGAAGGAAGCAGCTTGGAGGTTAAGGAGGGTTGAATTGCAACTAGAATCCGAAAAAGCAAGCAAAGTTAGGGAGAAGATGGAGGAAATTGAAGCAAAAATGAAAGCTCTGAGGGAAGAACAGAAAGCAACTCTAGACAGAATTGAAGCAGAATACAAGGAGCAACTAGCAGGCTTGAGGAGGGATGCAGAAGCTAAAGAGCAGAAATTGGCAGAGCAATGGACATCCAAACACATGCGCCTCGCTAAGTTTCTTGAGCAGATGGGATGCCAATCAAGACTTGCTGAACCTAATGGCGGCCGCTAA
- the LOC107029341 gene encoding receptor-like cytoplasmic kinase 176 isoform X2 translates to MISTQVHLGFPLLFLGVGSKNVSGNGTETSNSNSKVSSGSVPPTPRSEGEILQSSNLRSFTFNELRASTRNFRPDSVLGEGGFGSVFKGWVDEQTLLASKPGAGIVIAVKKLNQEGLQGHREWLAEINYLGQLRHPNLVRLLGYCLEDDHRLLVYEFMSKGSMENHLFRRGSYFEPLSWSLRMKVALGAARGLAFLHNAETSVIYRDFKTANILLDSNYNAKLSDFGLARDGPTGDKSHVSTRVMGTYGYAAPEYLSTGHLTAKSDVYSFGVVLLEILSGKKAIDKNRPTGEHNLVECSRAYLTSKRRVFRVLDSRLEGQYSLTRALKVASVALQCLAMDPKSRPTMDEVVTALEQLQESKDRVKNDKNKDQQLNRLSSQSSGELNKSFRSNSEETPRVANYPRPSASLRSI, encoded by the exons ATGATTTCAACCCAAGTTCATTTGGGTTTCCCTCTACTTTTTCTAG GGGTTGGTTCTAAAAATGTCAGTGGAAATGGTACTGAGACTAGTAATTCGAATAGCAAAGTGTCATCAGGCTCTGTACCCCCAACTCCCCGGAGTGAGGGCGAGATCTTGCAGTCGTCCAACTTGAGGAGTTTTACTTTCAATGAACTCCGAGCATCCACTAGAAACTTCCGTCCTGACAGTGTACTAGGAGAAGGAGGTTTCGGTTCGGTTTTCAAGGGGTGGGTTGATGAACAAACACTTTTAGCATCAAAACCTGGTGCTGGCATTGTGATAGCTGTGAAGAAGTTAAACCAAGAAGGTTTGCAAGGGCACCGTGAATGGCTG GCTGAGATAAATTATCTTGGTCAACTACGTCATCCGAATCTTGTAAGATTGCTTGGTTATTGCTTAGAGGATGATCACAGGCTTCTAGTCTACGAGTTCATGTCTAAGGGTAGCATGGAGAATCATTTATTCAGGA GAGGTTCATACTTCGAACCTCTTTCTTGGAGTCTCCGTATGAAAGTTGCCCTTGGTGCTGCAAGGGGCCTTGCATTTCTTCACAATGCTGAAACAAGTGTTATATACAGAGACTTTAAGACTGCTAATATCTTGCTTGATTCA AATTACAACGCCAAGCTTTCTGATTTTGGTTTGGCTAGGGATGGCCCAACCGGTGACAAAAGCCATGTCTCGACAAGGGTTATGGGAACTTACGGATATGCTGCTCCAGAGTATCTATCCACAG GTCATCTTACTGCCAAGAGTGATGTATACAGCTTCGGAGTAGTTCTCTTGGAAATTCTATCAGGTAAGAAAGCAATAGACAAGAATCGACCAACAGGGGAACACAATCTTGTCGAGTGCTCAAGAGCTTACTTGACCAGCAAACGTAGAGTTTTCCGTGTTCTAGATTCTAGACTTGAAGGACAATACTCACTCACTCGTGCCCTTAAGGTAGCCAGCGTTGCACTTCAATGCCTAGCCATGGACCCCAAGTCAAGACCAACAATGGATGAGGTAGTAACAGCTCTAGAGCAGCTACAAGAGTCCAAGGATCGCgtgaaaaatgataaaaacaaGGATCAACAGTTGAATCGACTTAGCAGTCAATCAAGTGGTGAGCTCAATAAGTCATTCAGAAGCAATTCAGAAGAGACTCCGCGAGTAGCCAATTATCCCAGACCTTCAGCTTCCCTTCGCTCCATCTGA
- the LOC107029341 gene encoding probable serine/threonine-protein kinase PBL11 isoform X1, producing MGICLSNEIKAETTIFTGTGVGSKNVSGNGTETSNSNSKVSSGSVPPTPRSEGEILQSSNLRSFTFNELRASTRNFRPDSVLGEGGFGSVFKGWVDEQTLLASKPGAGIVIAVKKLNQEGLQGHREWLAEINYLGQLRHPNLVRLLGYCLEDDHRLLVYEFMSKGSMENHLFRRGSYFEPLSWSLRMKVALGAARGLAFLHNAETSVIYRDFKTANILLDSNYNAKLSDFGLARDGPTGDKSHVSTRVMGTYGYAAPEYLSTGHLTAKSDVYSFGVVLLEILSGKKAIDKNRPTGEHNLVECSRAYLTSKRRVFRVLDSRLEGQYSLTRALKVASVALQCLAMDPKSRPTMDEVVTALEQLQESKDRVKNDKNKDQQLNRLSSQSSGELNKSFRSNSEETPRVANYPRPSASLRSI from the exons ATGGGGATTTGTCTGAGCAATGAAATCAAAGCTGAAACTACAATTTTTACTGGTACAG GGGTTGGTTCTAAAAATGTCAGTGGAAATGGTACTGAGACTAGTAATTCGAATAGCAAAGTGTCATCAGGCTCTGTACCCCCAACTCCCCGGAGTGAGGGCGAGATCTTGCAGTCGTCCAACTTGAGGAGTTTTACTTTCAATGAACTCCGAGCATCCACTAGAAACTTCCGTCCTGACAGTGTACTAGGAGAAGGAGGTTTCGGTTCGGTTTTCAAGGGGTGGGTTGATGAACAAACACTTTTAGCATCAAAACCTGGTGCTGGCATTGTGATAGCTGTGAAGAAGTTAAACCAAGAAGGTTTGCAAGGGCACCGTGAATGGCTG GCTGAGATAAATTATCTTGGTCAACTACGTCATCCGAATCTTGTAAGATTGCTTGGTTATTGCTTAGAGGATGATCACAGGCTTCTAGTCTACGAGTTCATGTCTAAGGGTAGCATGGAGAATCATTTATTCAGGA GAGGTTCATACTTCGAACCTCTTTCTTGGAGTCTCCGTATGAAAGTTGCCCTTGGTGCTGCAAGGGGCCTTGCATTTCTTCACAATGCTGAAACAAGTGTTATATACAGAGACTTTAAGACTGCTAATATCTTGCTTGATTCA AATTACAACGCCAAGCTTTCTGATTTTGGTTTGGCTAGGGATGGCCCAACCGGTGACAAAAGCCATGTCTCGACAAGGGTTATGGGAACTTACGGATATGCTGCTCCAGAGTATCTATCCACAG GTCATCTTACTGCCAAGAGTGATGTATACAGCTTCGGAGTAGTTCTCTTGGAAATTCTATCAGGTAAGAAAGCAATAGACAAGAATCGACCAACAGGGGAACACAATCTTGTCGAGTGCTCAAGAGCTTACTTGACCAGCAAACGTAGAGTTTTCCGTGTTCTAGATTCTAGACTTGAAGGACAATACTCACTCACTCGTGCCCTTAAGGTAGCCAGCGTTGCACTTCAATGCCTAGCCATGGACCCCAAGTCAAGACCAACAATGGATGAGGTAGTAACAGCTCTAGAGCAGCTACAAGAGTCCAAGGATCGCgtgaaaaatgataaaaacaaGGATCAACAGTTGAATCGACTTAGCAGTCAATCAAGTGGTGAGCTCAATAAGTCATTCAGAAGCAATTCAGAAGAGACTCCGCGAGTAGCCAATTATCCCAGACCTTCAGCTTCCCTTCGCTCCATCTGA